The Solibacillus isronensis genome contains the following window.
AAAACCATGGATAACCACCAAAGACTTCGTCAGCACATTCACCTGATAGCGCCACAGTATGTTCTTTTTTCATTTCTTTACAGAATAAATAAAATGAGCTATCAATATCCGCCATACTCGGCATGTCTTTTAAACGCATTGCCTGTTCTAAACCATCTACTAATTCCTGTTGAGTCAGCGTCACTTGTCGGTGCTTTGTCTGAAACGCCTGTTGCATTTTTCCGATCCAGTATTCATCCTGTGACGTTTGAAACGAGTTTTTTGTGAAGTGAAAGTCATTTTCTTCAAATGCTACGGAATACGTCGCCAATGTTTTCTGTTCTTTTGCGAGTTGTTGGGCAGCAACTGCCGTTATGATACTTGAATCGAGTCCGCCTGATAGCATTGTACTTAGCGGCACATCGCTTATTAGTTGACGAATAATCGCATTTGTTACGAGTTCACGGACATTTTCAATCGTTTCTGCCTCTGAATGCTCATGTTGTTTACTTTCAATGTCCCAGTACTGCCAGCTTTTCCTGAAACCGCTCCCCACTATCATGGCGTATGCGGGCTTAACTTCCTTAATCCCTTTAAATATGGCATGCCCTACAATACGGGATGGGCCAAGACTGAATAATGCAGCAAGCCCTTCCGCATCAACTTCTGCCTTCACAGCAGGATGTGCCAGTATCCCTTTTATTTCAGAACTGAACAATAGCCCATCCGGAAGCTCATAGTAAAACAGCGGCTTTACCCCTAGCCGGTCCCGACATAAAAATAATGATTGCTCCTGTTCATTCCATACAGCAAAAGCAAATATTCCATTTAAGTACTCCATACAGCGCTCTTTCCATTCAACATAGGCCATTAAAATAACTTCTGTATCGGATGTTGTATAAAAGGAATGGCCCAAATTTTTAAGCTGTTCACGAAG
Protein-coding sequences here:
- the asnB gene encoding asparagine synthase (glutamine-hydrolyzing), which codes for MCGISGWIDYSTHLVNEESMIKKMTRTLLHRGPDSEGYFISKHALLGHKRLAIIDLVTGNQPMTRGELTIVYNGEVYNANELREQLKNLGHSFYTTSDTEVILMAYVEWKERCMEYLNGIFAFAVWNEQEQSLFLCRDRLGVKPLFYYELPDGLLFSSEIKGILAHPAVKAEVDAEGLAALFSLGPSRIVGHAIFKGIKEVKPAYAMIVGSGFRKSWQYWDIESKQHEHSEAETIENVRELVTNAIIRQLISDVPLSTMLSGGLDSSIITAVAAQQLAKEQKTLATYSVAFEENDFHFTKNSFQTSQDEYWIGKMQQAFQTKHRQVTLTQQELVDGLEQAMRLKDMPSMADIDSSFYLFCKEMKKEHTVALSGECADEVFGGYPWFYEGKKETLFPWLRSTKEREQLFKSDWQKRLQLPQFMQSTYEEAVKGMPSFIGTKEEQERQQLFYLNNQFFMQTLLERNDRMTMGASMEVRVPFADHTIIEYVWNIPWEMKNSGGMEKGILRKAFQDILPKEVVERKKNPYPKTYHPKYTELVHNRLEQILREKHSVLHELFEKEQLERLLATNGQSFQIPWFGQLMAGPQLIAYFIQLHDWVEQYRINIIST